One Gemmatimonadota bacterium DNA window includes the following coding sequences:
- a CDS encoding mandelate racemase/muconate lactonizing enzyme family protein, which yields MNITDVRTIPLFGETPMTGWTVEPGPDENMHTLVEVQTDEGVSGIGSVFTSKALVDGAMGLLRPNIIGENALEPERVSEKLHQMTFWQGRGGAVTHAISGVDIALWDILGKVAGQPVGRLLGGYYRKKIKPYGSILFEDPETFSDTLQDALDRGFRALKLGWGAFGRVDRHMDERLIKIARDTCGPDVELMVDAGGSDAFWPHNYKWAIETARMLGDYDITWFEEALPPDDIEGHIKLREYSPVRIAGGEVFTRRQSFMPWIERGAYDIIQPDVTKVGGISEVRRLIWYAYDHNVLVVTHGWNTAIGLLADLHLSAAHPIARWVEYITPSPYIEDIVTTPFSLDEDGLLTIPTAPGLGIELDWDAVRHYSGEK from the coding sequence ATGAATATCACCGATGTTCGCACGATTCCGCTTTTTGGAGAAACGCCTATGACGGGCTGGACAGTCGAGCCAGGACCGGATGAAAATATGCACACGCTGGTCGAGGTTCAGACGGATGAAGGTGTGAGCGGCATTGGAAGTGTTTTTACCAGCAAAGCCCTGGTCGATGGGGCGATGGGGTTGTTGCGCCCCAATATCATTGGGGAGAACGCGCTGGAACCCGAGCGCGTATCTGAAAAACTTCACCAGATGACCTTCTGGCAGGGACGGGGAGGTGCTGTTACACATGCGATTAGCGGTGTTGATATCGCGCTATGGGATATTTTGGGCAAAGTGGCTGGGCAGCCCGTTGGGCGTTTGCTCGGAGGATATTATCGCAAAAAAATAAAACCCTACGGCTCGATTCTCTTTGAAGATCCCGAAACATTTTCCGACACTTTGCAAGACGCGCTCGACCGCGGTTTCAGGGCGCTCAAACTCGGCTGGGGTGCTTTTGGGCGCGTTGACCGCCATATGGATGAACGCCTCATCAAAATCGCCCGAGACACCTGTGGCCCCGATGTGGAACTCATGGTCGATGCGGGCGGCAGCGATGCCTTTTGGCCTCACAATTACAAATGGGCGATTGAAACCGCTCGCATGCTCGGCGATTACGATATCACCTGGTTTGAAGAAGCCCTCCCGCCCGACGATATTGAGGGCCACATCAAATTGCGAGAATATTCTCCTGTCCGCATTGCCGGTGGAGAAGTTTTTACTCGCCGCCAGAGTTTCATGCCGTGGATTGAACGTGGCGCGTATGATATCATTCAGCCCGATGTCACGAAAGTGGGAGGTATTTCTGAAGTGCGACGCCTGATATGGTATGCGTATGACCACAATGTTCTGGTCGTCACACACGGCTGGAACACCGCTATTGGCCTCCTCGCAGATCTCCATCTGTCTGCCGCACATCCCATTGCGCGCTGGGTCGAATATATTACCCCATCGCCTTATATCGAAGATATTGTCACTACGCCGTTTTCACTTGATGAAGACGGATTGCTCACTATTCCCACTGCGCCGGGTCTCGGTATAGAACTCGATTGGGATGCCGTGCGCCATTACTCGGGTGAGAAATAG
- a CDS encoding acetate/propionate family kinase — MKILIANAGSTSFKYRLFDMTDEAVLAEGRLERIGDPSSPVAHQIGECAVETEQHLPDYPSAVRDVIARLTDARTGVLSDLSDLDAIGFKTVHMRGKAGTYLLTEDVLQRMADYNSLAPAHNPPYIQAIRIFEQCAPNLPLIGLFEAAFHVNIPDYAYIYSVPYDWYEKYGVRKYGFHGASHRYVSQRTAQILNREDLRMVSCHLGGSASLCAVRNGQSIDTSMGFSPQTGIINSTRIGTIDPFIIPYIMDRENLSTSEMSRILSEESGLLGISGISGDVRDLEEAAQKGQARARLALEAFCYGIKREIGACSAALGGLDAIAFAGGIGERGANVRWRVCTGLEYLGVYLDEAANANPPADGLISTSNSEVAVLIVQTDEECIVARAVAEYLKEHG; from the coding sequence ATGAAAATCCTCATTGCAAACGCAGGCTCTACGTCATTCAAATATCGCCTGTTTGACATGACCGATGAAGCGGTGCTCGCCGAAGGTCGTCTCGAACGCATCGGCGATCCGTCTTCACCTGTTGCCCATCAGATTGGCGAATGCGCTGTTGAAACCGAACAACACTTGCCGGATTATCCATCCGCTGTCCGCGATGTTATTGCACGTCTGACAGATGCGCGCACTGGTGTGCTCTCCGACTTGTCTGATCTCGATGCTATTGGATTTAAAACCGTTCACATGCGCGGGAAAGCGGGTACTTATCTTCTCACTGAAGACGTTTTGCAGCGCATGGCGGACTACAATAGCCTCGCGCCTGCCCATAACCCGCCCTATATCCAGGCGATTCGCATTTTCGAGCAATGCGCACCCAACCTGCCCCTGATTGGACTTTTTGAAGCTGCCTTCCACGTCAACATACCCGATTATGCCTATATCTACAGCGTCCCCTACGACTGGTATGAAAAATACGGGGTTCGCAAATACGGCTTCCACGGCGCATCCCATCGCTACGTTTCGCAACGCACGGCGCAAATACTCAACCGCGAGGATCTCCGCATGGTATCCTGCCATCTCGGCGGGAGTGCCTCTTTGTGCGCGGTTCGCAACGGTCAATCTATAGATACCTCAATGGGCTTCTCGCCCCAAACAGGCATCATTAATAGCACGCGTATTGGAACTATTGATCCCTTCATTATTCCCTATATAATGGACCGAGAAAATTTATCGACAAGCGAGATGAGCCGCATTCTGTCAGAGGAAAGTGGTTTGCTCGGCATTTCGGGTATTAGCGGCGATGTGCGCGATCTCGAAGAAGCCGCTCAAAAGGGGCAAGCGCGCGCACGCCTTGCTCTGGAGGCATTTTGTTATGGGATCAAAAGAGAAATCGGCGCTTGCTCTGCCGCACTGGGCGGTCTGGATGCGATTGCTTTTGCCGGGGGCATTGGAGAACGCGGGGCAAATGTGCGCTGGCGCGTCTGCACCGGTCTCGAATACCTGGGCGTTTATCTGGACGAGGCCGCAAATGCCAATCCTCCCGCAGACGGGCTGATCTCGACATCTAATAGCGAGGTTGCGGTTTTGATTGTCCAGACTGACGAAGAATGTATTGTCGCACGCGCAGTAGCCGAATACTTGAAGGAGCACGGATGA